In Melanotaenia boesemani isolate fMelBoe1 chromosome 7, fMelBoe1.pri, whole genome shotgun sequence, a single window of DNA contains:
- the clk4a gene encoding dual specificity protein kinase CLK4 isoform X3 yields the protein MLDWFDYHGHICIAFELLGLSTYDFLKENNFQPFPVKQIRHMAYQIIQAVKFLHRNKLTHTDLKPENILFIDSGYDLEYNRDKRRDERTLKNPDVKIVDFGNATYDHEHHTSVVSTRHYRAPEVILDLGWDHSCDVWSIGCILIEYYLGTTLFQTHDSKEHLAMMERVLGPIPINLLEKTRKRRYVHRNKLDWDVHSSAGRYVRKHCKPLKHYMLSKGEDHRQLFDLIEKLMEYDPTKRFSLEQALRHPFFSCYYKSSSSSIRNSNSKDISSRSSRSSSGGSK from the exons ATGCTGGACTGGTTTGACTACCATGGGCACATTTGCATTGCCTTTGAGCTCCTTGGCCTCAGCACATATGATTTcctgaaagaaaacaacttcCAACCTTTTCCTGTTAAACAAATCAGGCATATGGCTTACCAGATCATTCAAGCTGTAAAAT TTCTGCACAGGAACAAGCTAACTCACACAGATTTGAAGCCTGAAAATATTCTCTTCATAGATTCAGGCTATGATTTGGAATACAACCGTGACAAG AGACGAGATGAACGAACACTGAAGAACCCAGACGTGAAAATTGTAGATTTTGGTAACGCCACCTATGATCATGAGCACCATACTTCTGTAGTGTCAACACGTCACTATCGTGCTCCTGAAGTCATTTTAG ACTTGGGCTGGGACCATTCCTGTGATGTCTGGAGTATTGGCTGTATACTGATTGAGTATTACCTCGGAACTACCCTCTTCCAG ACACATGACAGTAAAGAGCACCTTGCTATGATGGAGAGAGTCCTGGGCCCCATCCCCATTAATCTTCTGGAGAAAACCAG gaAACGTCGCTATGTTCACAGAAACAAGTTGGACTGGGATGTTCACAGCTCTGCTGGTAGATATGTGAGGAAACATTGCAAGCCACTCAAG CATTACATGTTGTCTAAAGGTGAAGACCACCGGCAACTTTTTGACCTGATTGAGAAGCTGATGGAGTACGACCCCACTAAACGCTTCAGTCTGGAGCAGGCCCTTCGACATCCCTTCTTCTCCTGCTACTacaagagcagcagcagcagcattagAAACAGCAACAGCAAAGACATCAGCAGCCGAAGCAGCCGCAGTAGCAGCGGTGGTAGCAAATGA